CTACCGCTCACCGGGGTATGAACGTATTCGCACCGCCAACCCGGGTGGATTAAGCGACAAGCTTGCGGCGTACTTCGAAGGCGATCTCAGCATCAGCGATACACTGCCGACCGCCACGGCAGGCACGCCTTTTCAGCGCGAAGTGTGGCAAGCGCTGCGGGACATTCCCTGCGGGCAGGTGATGCATTACGGCCAGCTCGCGGAGCAGCTAGGCCGCGCAGGCGCCGCACGCGCGGTGGGTGCCGCAAACGGCGCTAACCCGGTCAGCATTG
The window above is part of the Oceanidesulfovibrio indonesiensis genome. Proteins encoded here:
- the ogt gene encoding methylated-DNA--[protein]-cysteine S-methyltransferase is translated as YRSPGYERIRTANPGGLSDKLAAYFEGDLSISDTLPTATAGTPFQREVWQALRDIPCGQVMHYGQLAEQLGRAGAARAVGAANGANPVSIVVPCHRVIGRNGTLTGYAGGVQRKEWLLRHEGYLLL